From a single Leptospirillum ferriphilum genomic region:
- a CDS encoding UvrD-helicase domain-containing protein, producing MTGFSETPLYLGLPLEGIHAIEASAGTGKTTTLALLYLSVILSGVSPENILVVTFTRAAAQDVRERIQKLLEDVRQWRSGSKAEILPDLRAYLETLETDPLLLDMRLREALVVFDRAPIQTIHSFCQSLLSQMSFLLGAPANLVLVPEDQPVLYESSVRLWRSLFYGRDSRLAEFFLSVWEDGPGGWVRMFRTASARRGSPETCFRPVEEVMEQYRARRQTFREALGIVFPERSREVLPHRVRDLLGDREIPALGLSYDDADLGETFPPGEDALRELLGRTLQSARDLQEVIRSSFRDLAGTWKHRELREREVRGIATYDDLILRVADSLERESVAQRLRDRFPVAFVDESQDTSRDQSGIFARIYRDPRPGSALFWIGDPKQSIYRFRGADVGAYLEFSRQAKSSPASPASPPLRLSVNYRSSPGVLHAVNRLFGRHPSPFLLEGVSYHPSSPVSGRKPELVDPAFSGSCFLVYPGRGPKDKLDDFARVTADEVDRLLSGKILLNDRPLAASDIAVLVPKNDDGERVAGFFRERGIPYNSASPGSVFHTREADEIATVLDALLSPWRMPVLCLALGTGLFGWDARRIDGLVRDPEQARPVQEVFLEASRLWRTHGIRAAFRELFFRMGVWTRLLSAGRTRQRIDRLVDRIEKAAGQFPTPPDQHRFFSRARLSPEGESHEETVGGEPGTGVHILTVHKSKGLEFPVVFVPFGIPEKTRKEEEAFREEDGEDSDQSESLRLLYVALTRARERVYLFCPLNRKKQSALDHLLETDRHLEGRREKTVTEKRFFAMREALEEAFSGVDGVSFFEPRESSGERNHKTPKEQGKVEDEIVVRSLAHPLPVPRRVTSFTAIVARGEDSDAWNGTDPLIGDEDGEDLSGNLVERPGAAGRAFGVFVHGVLEEAGKWIVRYKKAKKISPSRADVREWLRSSFPSRPSDEVGGWTASALELAEQGLCTPLIPISGLPLADLLDDRSRFEEPFLLRLPDEENAGEREVASHLRGVIDVVVWSGKTVYLIDYKTNFLTAEGNPYAPESLERVLSDHRYDLQARIYSGACRRHLALTGNEGEFGGFLFLFLRGMGRERGSGTVLWTPPKEGGA from the coding sequence ATGACAGGGTTTTCCGAGACCCCTCTCTACCTCGGGTTGCCCCTCGAAGGGATCCATGCGATCGAGGCTTCCGCCGGCACCGGAAAAACCACGACGCTTGCCCTCCTCTATCTGTCGGTCATTCTGTCCGGGGTTTCCCCGGAAAATATTCTCGTGGTGACGTTTACCCGCGCTGCGGCGCAGGATGTCCGGGAGCGGATCCAAAAGCTCCTGGAAGATGTCCGGCAGTGGCGCTCCGGTTCGAAAGCGGAGATCCTCCCGGATCTCCGCGCGTATCTTGAGACCCTCGAAACGGACCCTCTTCTTCTTGACATGAGATTGAGGGAAGCGCTCGTCGTGTTTGACCGTGCTCCCATCCAGACAATTCATTCCTTCTGCCAGTCCCTTCTCAGCCAGATGTCGTTTCTTCTGGGAGCGCCGGCAAATCTTGTTCTGGTCCCCGAAGACCAGCCCGTGCTCTATGAGTCTTCCGTCCGGCTCTGGCGGTCCCTCTTCTATGGACGGGATTCGCGTCTGGCCGAGTTCTTCCTGTCCGTCTGGGAGGACGGACCGGGGGGATGGGTCCGGATGTTCCGGACGGCCTCCGCCCGGAGGGGATCTCCGGAAACCTGTTTCCGGCCGGTCGAGGAGGTGATGGAACAGTATCGTGCCCGGCGACAGACGTTTCGCGAGGCCCTGGGGATCGTTTTTCCCGAGCGGTCCCGGGAAGTCCTTCCCCACAGGGTGCGGGACCTTCTGGGAGACAGGGAGATTCCCGCACTGGGCCTTTCCTATGACGATGCGGACCTCGGGGAGACTTTTCCTCCGGGGGAAGACGCCCTGCGCGAATTGCTCGGCAGGACTCTTCAGTCCGCCCGGGATCTTCAGGAGGTGATACGGTCCTCTTTTCGGGATCTGGCTGGGACCTGGAAACATCGGGAGCTTCGCGAACGGGAGGTCCGGGGTATTGCGACCTATGACGATCTGATTCTCCGGGTCGCGGACTCCCTGGAGCGTGAATCGGTGGCACAACGTCTCCGGGACCGTTTCCCCGTGGCGTTTGTCGATGAGTCCCAGGACACGAGCCGCGATCAGTCCGGAATCTTCGCCCGGATCTATCGGGATCCCCGTCCGGGGTCCGCCCTGTTCTGGATTGGCGATCCCAAGCAATCGATCTACCGTTTCCGGGGAGCCGATGTCGGGGCCTATCTCGAGTTTTCCCGCCAGGCAAAGTCCTCTCCGGCCTCTCCGGCCTCTCCGCCTCTCCGCCTCTCCGTCAATTACCGCTCTTCGCCGGGGGTTCTGCATGCGGTCAACCGGCTCTTCGGACGTCATCCGTCCCCGTTTCTTCTGGAAGGGGTGTCCTATCATCCTTCTTCACCGGTCTCGGGCAGGAAGCCCGAACTTGTGGATCCGGCCTTTTCCGGGTCGTGTTTTCTGGTTTATCCCGGTCGTGGTCCGAAGGACAAACTGGATGATTTTGCACGGGTGACGGCCGACGAGGTGGACCGTCTTCTCTCGGGAAAGATACTCCTGAACGACCGGCCGCTTGCGGCGTCGGATATCGCCGTTCTTGTCCCGAAAAATGATGACGGGGAACGGGTCGCCGGTTTCTTTCGGGAGCGGGGAATCCCCTACAACAGTGCGTCTCCGGGTTCCGTCTTCCATACGCGCGAAGCGGACGAGATCGCGACGGTGCTGGACGCGCTCCTTTCCCCCTGGCGCATGCCGGTCCTTTGTCTGGCGCTCGGAACCGGGCTGTTCGGGTGGGACGCCCGAAGGATTGATGGTCTTGTCCGGGACCCGGAGCAGGCCCGGCCCGTTCAGGAAGTCTTTCTGGAAGCGTCCCGGCTCTGGCGCACGCACGGCATCCGGGCGGCTTTCCGGGAGCTGTTTTTCCGGATGGGGGTCTGGACGCGACTTTTGTCCGCCGGGCGAACCCGTCAGCGCATCGACCGGCTTGTTGACCGGATTGAAAAGGCGGCCGGACAGTTTCCGACGCCACCCGACCAGCATCGCTTTTTCTCCCGGGCCCGCCTGTCCCCAGAGGGAGAATCGCATGAAGAAACCGTCGGGGGAGAGCCGGGAACGGGCGTGCATATTTTGACCGTTCACAAGAGCAAGGGGCTCGAGTTCCCTGTCGTTTTCGTGCCGTTTGGCATTCCCGAAAAAACACGGAAAGAGGAAGAGGCGTTCCGGGAGGAGGACGGGGAGGATTCGGACCAGAGCGAATCTCTCCGCCTTCTTTATGTGGCCCTGACGCGCGCGCGGGAAAGGGTTTATCTTTTCTGTCCCCTGAACCGGAAAAAGCAGTCTGCGCTTGATCACCTTCTGGAGACGGATCGGCATCTGGAGGGGCGGCGTGAAAAAACCGTCACTGAAAAACGCTTCTTTGCCATGCGGGAAGCGCTGGAAGAGGCTTTTTCCGGTGTGGACGGGGTTTCTTTTTTTGAGCCCCGGGAATCGTCCGGAGAGAGGAACCATAAAACGCCCAAAGAGCAAGGGAAGGTTGAAGACGAGATTGTCGTCCGCTCTCTCGCCCACCCCCTTCCCGTTCCCCGGCGGGTGACAAGCTTCACCGCCATCGTCGCCCGGGGAGAGGACAGCGATGCCTGGAACGGCACCGACCCCCTGATTGGTGACGAAGACGGAGAGGATCTCTCGGGGAATCTGGTGGAAAGACCGGGGGCTGCCGGTCGGGCCTTTGGTGTGTTTGTGCACGGGGTGCTGGAGGAAGCCGGCAAATGGATCGTGCGTTACAAGAAAGCCAAAAAAATCTCTCCGTCCCGTGCGGACGTGCGGGAATGGCTCCGGTCGTCTTTTCCCTCCCGGCCTTCGGACGAGGTGGGGGGCTGGACCGCGTCCGCGCTGGAGCTGGCGGAGCAGGGCCTTTGTACGCCGCTGATTCCCATCTCAGGTCTTCCGCTGGCGGACCTTCTGGATGATCGCTCCCGCTTCGAAGAACCGTTTCTTCTCCGTTTGCCGGACGAGGAAAACGCCGGGGAAAGGGAGGTCGCCTCCCATCTTCGGGGAGTGATCGATGTCGTTGTCTGGTCCGGAAAGACCGTCTATCTGATCGACTACAAGACGAATTTCCTGACAGCAGAGGGAAACCCGTACGCCCCCGAATCCCTGGAGCGTGTGCTCTCTGATCATCGCTACGATCTCCAGGCCCGGATCTATTCCGGAGCCTGCCGCCGGCATCTGGCACTGACCGGGAACGAAGGGGAATTCGGCGGGTTTCTGTTTCTTTTCCTGCGGGGAATGGGGCGCGAAAGAGGTTCGGGAACCGTCCTTTGGACACCCCCGAAGGAGGGGGGTGCATGA
- a CDS encoding exodeoxyribonuclease V subunit gamma, whose product MLVLHVSNRMERLTDQLFSVIRDDPPPPWSPVTILPQNPTIGRWLTYRLADVQGVAMNIATPLPGAWIRDFLETGFGRSGQVVHFERNALFLRLLRILPALRDDPVFSEFRHYLGEGDPSRRLVSLSDELSELFDRAMLYRPEWLTSWEDFPEDLSWPAVLWRNVAGKDHPAHFARLLHEFHSLPVLDSLWQEALPDRLFLFGLSGIAPATLDIFFRIGRETSCQVHFFFLNPTDRYWADMVSLRSWEHMEEELKPYFDPGHPLLAFLGRTARDLHKKLEEGIRPEDPVADIRECFEEPEGTTTLSRLQRSLFRMDAAAEFLERLPDDGSLRIVSSPSVVREVETLRDFLLDRFLAQPDLRLEDVVILAPETELYAGTIRAVFEATGESGRAGEPVLSVTVSDRPPFEAALADVLVGLLRLPVFPLTLSFVQRLLSFQTVLDRFSLDRKMASELLEALARAGFRWGVDKQDRTRDEPEDHTLDWAVSRILEGYCTGIEEQGLVFPVSPFVLPDDPQGEKAGILFRLLDLFRSWRDRLSGRHALSAWAESVSALLSDFFVLDPDRDRDLFALGQSLRELCRDIHDVEDMDCMMVTEMLSRRIFRTTWRDRFFSGGITFGRMVPLRSIPFRIVCLLGMGESAFPRNDVAQSFDFLRESPRPLDRSVREDDLHLFLEILLSARSSLWISYVGGEGEDGTTGLPSPPVRQLLETLREPFPPEKKGQGLFREVPSDPFDPSCFSREAGSWGSFSSSRAGIVRSRSTRTDSSPSFFVPKKGRLVLPKGPEDRGSGRRISLSRLQSFYRNPPFYQAKNVLNLAVAGERPLLLDEEPFLLDPSQEMADPAQNPWPPVGPLQREQQTRKRRERRERLLGGFEGLQEDHTETRRFSLGIGGSLLFGTLSLYRETGLIVQDPFPWALRPPDLLRVFLAHLAGSLAFSFYRGTVLLNLAKDFPRTDSTDRPVLWSSEPEEATRLLRPYLVLYRRFRTRTFPFVPAVSLAYALEQRNQRGRGPDPRKAIAAAQTAWRQLDPWRTDHGQKNSWKSPFRKDPRRREGFYPHLFFDPEGDWIKDPFFGLLAQKLWNPILDRLFSDGQEGER is encoded by the coding sequence GTGCTTGTCCTGCATGTCTCCAACCGGATGGAGCGCCTGACCGATCAGCTTTTTTCCGTGATCCGGGACGATCCCCCCCCGCCGTGGTCTCCGGTGACGATCCTTCCCCAGAACCCGACAATCGGTCGATGGCTGACCTATCGTCTGGCCGACGTGCAGGGGGTGGCGATGAATATTGCGACCCCGCTTCCCGGCGCCTGGATCCGGGACTTTCTGGAAACGGGCTTTGGACGTTCCGGCCAGGTGGTGCATTTTGAGCGGAATGCGCTTTTTCTCCGTCTCCTTCGGATTCTTCCCGCGCTCCGGGACGATCCGGTTTTTTCCGAATTCCGGCACTATCTTGGGGAAGGGGATCCCTCCCGCCGTCTCGTCAGTCTTTCCGATGAACTGTCCGAGCTGTTCGACAGGGCCATGCTGTATCGTCCCGAATGGCTGACATCGTGGGAAGACTTTCCGGAGGACCTTTCCTGGCCCGCCGTTCTCTGGCGCAACGTGGCGGGGAAAGACCATCCGGCACATTTTGCCCGCCTTCTTCACGAATTTCACTCCCTTCCCGTCCTGGATTCCCTCTGGCAGGAAGCTCTTCCCGACAGGCTGTTTCTGTTCGGACTTTCCGGGATCGCTCCCGCTACGCTTGACATCTTTTTTCGGATTGGCCGGGAAACATCCTGCCAGGTGCATTTCTTCTTTCTCAATCCGACGGACCGCTACTGGGCGGATATGGTGTCCCTCCGTTCCTGGGAACACATGGAAGAGGAGCTGAAGCCGTATTTCGATCCGGGGCATCCTCTTCTCGCGTTCCTCGGACGGACCGCCAGGGACCTTCACAAAAAGCTCGAAGAAGGAATCCGGCCGGAGGATCCGGTGGCCGATATCCGGGAGTGTTTCGAAGAGCCCGAAGGCACGACCACCCTTTCCCGTCTTCAGCGCAGCCTGTTCCGGATGGATGCCGCCGCCGAATTTTTGGAAAGGCTTCCCGACGATGGTTCCCTCCGGATTGTCTCCAGTCCCTCCGTTGTCCGGGAGGTGGAAACCCTCCGGGACTTTCTGCTCGACCGTTTTCTGGCCCAGCCGGATTTGCGGCTGGAAGACGTTGTGATTCTGGCTCCCGAGACAGAACTCTATGCCGGGACGATCCGCGCCGTGTTCGAAGCCACCGGTGAAAGCGGGAGGGCCGGCGAACCCGTCCTGTCCGTCACCGTCTCGGACCGCCCCCCCTTTGAAGCCGCTCTTGCCGATGTGTTAGTGGGTCTTCTCCGGCTTCCCGTCTTTCCCCTGACGTTGTCTTTCGTCCAGAGGCTCCTGTCGTTTCAGACCGTTCTGGACCGCTTTTCGCTTGACAGGAAGATGGCGTCCGAACTCCTGGAAGCGCTTGCCCGGGCAGGATTCCGCTGGGGGGTGGACAAACAGGACAGGACAAGGGACGAACCCGAAGACCACACCCTGGACTGGGCGGTCAGCCGGATTCTCGAAGGGTATTGTACGGGGATCGAAGAACAAGGTTTGGTCTTTCCGGTCTCTCCTTTTGTTCTCCCCGATGACCCCCAGGGCGAAAAAGCCGGCATCCTGTTTCGTCTCCTGGATCTCTTCCGTTCCTGGCGCGACAGGCTTTCCGGGCGCCATGCCCTCTCCGCCTGGGCGGAATCGGTGTCGGCGCTTCTGTCCGATTTCTTCGTTCTGGACCCCGACCGGGATAGGGATCTTTTTGCGCTGGGACAATCGCTCCGGGAACTTTGCCGGGATATCCACGATGTCGAAGACATGGACTGTATGATGGTGACGGAAATGCTCTCCCGGAGGATCTTCCGGACAACCTGGCGTGACCGTTTCTTTTCCGGCGGGATCACGTTTGGGCGGATGGTTCCCCTCCGGTCCATTCCGTTTCGTATCGTTTGTCTTCTGGGGATGGGAGAGAGTGCCTTTCCCCGGAACGACGTTGCCCAAAGCTTCGATTTCCTCCGGGAATCCCCCCGTCCCCTGGACCGTTCGGTCCGGGAAGACGACCTCCATCTTTTTCTGGAAATTCTGCTTTCCGCCCGGTCTTCGCTGTGGATCAGCTATGTGGGGGGAGAAGGCGAGGACGGGACGACAGGTCTTCCCTCTCCTCCTGTCCGCCAGCTTCTGGAAACCCTCCGGGAACCCTTCCCGCCGGAAAAAAAGGGACAGGGGCTTTTCCGGGAGGTTCCCTCCGATCCGTTTGATCCCTCCTGTTTTTCCCGGGAGGCGGGATCCTGGGGAAGCTTTTCCTCTTCCCGTGCCGGAATCGTGCGGTCCCGTTCCACCCGGACAGACTCTTCTCCTTCGTTTTTCGTTCCGAAAAAAGGACGACTGGTGTTGCCCAAAGGGCCGGAAGACAGAGGGAGCGGACGACGGATCTCTCTGTCCAGACTGCAATCGTTCTACCGCAATCCGCCCTTTTACCAGGCGAAGAATGTGCTGAATCTTGCCGTTGCAGGAGAGCGTCCGCTTCTGTTGGACGAGGAACCTTTTCTTCTCGACCCGTCTCAGGAAATGGCGGATCCCGCCCAGAATCCCTGGCCTCCGGTGGGTCCCCTCCAGCGGGAGCAGCAAACCAGGAAAAGACGGGAACGCCGTGAAAGGCTTCTCGGAGGCTTCGAGGGACTTCAGGAAGACCACACCGAAACCCGACGCTTTTCTCTCGGGATCGGCGGCTCTCTTCTTTTTGGAACCCTCTCCCTTTATCGGGAAACCGGCCTCATCGTGCAGGATCCGTTTCCCTGGGCGCTTCGTCCTCCGGATCTTCTCCGGGTCTTCCTTGCACATCTTGCCGGTTCCCTCGCCTTCTCCTTCTACCGGGGGACGGTTCTTCTGAATCTGGCAAAGGATTTTCCCCGGACCGATTCAACGGACCGTCCCGTTCTCTGGTCCTCCGAACCGGAGGAAGCAACACGTCTTCTCCGGCCCTACCTTGTCCTGTACAGGCGGTTCAGAACGAGGACTTTTCCGTTTGTGCCGGCCGTGTCCCTTGCCTATGCGCTGGAACAGAGGAACCAAAGGGGGAGAGGTCCGGATCCCAGGAAGGCGATTGCCGCTGCACAGACCGCCTGGAGACAACTCGACCCGTGGCGTACTGATCATGGTCAGAAAAACTCATGGAAAAGCCCTTTCCGAAAAGATCCACGAAGGCGTGAAGGGTTTTACCCGCATCTTTTTTTCGATCCGGAGGGCGACTGGATCAAAGACCCGTTTTTTGGACTCCTGGCGCAAAAGCTCTGGAATCCCATACTGGACCGCCTGTTTTCGGACGGACAGGAGGGAGAGCGATGA
- a CDS encoding alcohol dehydrogenase encodes MKAVRSLGPGQPFVCQDVPDPRPGSGEVLLRVQACGICHSDMFVREGLFPGISYPRIPGHEVVGVILETGPGVADFRKGDAVGVGWHGGHCLTCPACRRGDFILCSRGRITGISFDGGYAEFMVAPEHALARIPDGMDPAEAAPLLCAGVTTFNSLRHAGALAGSVVAVLGIGGLGHLALQFAKKMGFRTVALSSGSEKSGLARSLGADEYVDMKKENPVEALEKMGGARVILATVPHSDTISRLVDALGDDGRMVLLGADTAPVQVSPLQLIPKRKSVSGWPSGDALDSEETLNFANLAGIRAMVERMPLDRAEEAYEIMIRNKARFRVVLTV; translated from the coding sequence ATGAAAGCCGTTCGTTCTCTTGGTCCGGGTCAGCCGTTTGTCTGTCAGGATGTGCCTGATCCCCGTCCGGGGTCCGGAGAGGTCCTGCTTCGCGTTCAGGCCTGCGGAATCTGTCACAGTGACATGTTCGTCCGGGAGGGTCTTTTTCCGGGAATCTCCTATCCCCGGATTCCGGGACATGAGGTGGTGGGGGTCATTCTGGAAACCGGACCCGGAGTCGCGGATTTCCGGAAAGGAGACGCTGTGGGGGTCGGCTGGCACGGCGGCCACTGTCTGACCTGTCCGGCATGTCGGAGGGGCGACTTCATTCTTTGCTCCCGCGGACGGATTACGGGAATCTCTTTCGACGGAGGCTATGCCGAATTTATGGTGGCCCCCGAACATGCTCTCGCCCGTATACCGGATGGCATGGATCCCGCGGAAGCCGCTCCTCTTCTCTGCGCAGGGGTCACCACCTTCAACAGTCTGCGGCACGCCGGTGCATTGGCGGGTTCCGTCGTCGCGGTTCTGGGGATCGGTGGCCTCGGCCACCTGGCGCTCCAGTTCGCCAAAAAAATGGGGTTCCGGACCGTCGCGCTCTCCTCGGGATCGGAGAAGTCCGGCCTCGCCCGTTCATTGGGCGCGGACGAGTATGTGGACATGAAGAAGGAAAATCCGGTGGAAGCGCTGGAAAAAATGGGGGGCGCGCGGGTCATTCTTGCCACGGTTCCCCACAGCGATACGATCAGCCGTCTGGTCGACGCTCTGGGAGACGATGGGCGCATGGTGCTTTTGGGTGCGGATACGGCGCCGGTCCAGGTGTCTCCTCTCCAGCTGATCCCGAAGCGCAAATCGGTGTCGGGTTGGCCTTCGGGCGACGCCCTGGATTCGGAAGAGACGCTCAACTTCGCAAATCTGGCCGGCATCCGGGCCATGGTCGAGCGCATGCCTCTGGACCGGGCAGAGGAAGCGTATGAAATCATGATCCGGAACAAGGCCCGTTTCCGTGTCGTTTTGACCGTCTGA
- a CDS encoding MarR family winged helix-turn-helix transcriptional regulator, which yields MDVLNKKEEESPWEEYPIRIKLMKLFWMLGPAFVRWAESQMEMDGYTPQRMYLLGNLYEYGPMMMSALKDRLGVTATNITAHVDALEREGMVERVPLPSDRRVTIISLTPQAEESIRKLCSPFMNRVASIFDTFTPEEQETFLSCLLRMRAVLVENRILDEKSRSFGRQDGLKDPSLTGKN from the coding sequence GTGGACGTTCTGAACAAGAAGGAAGAGGAATCTCCCTGGGAGGAGTATCCCATCCGGATCAAGCTCATGAAGCTTTTCTGGATGCTGGGTCCCGCGTTTGTCCGGTGGGCCGAGTCCCAGATGGAGATGGACGGATACACCCCGCAGAGAATGTATCTTCTGGGGAATCTCTACGAATATGGTCCGATGATGATGAGCGCCCTGAAAGACCGTCTGGGAGTGACCGCCACCAATATCACGGCCCATGTGGATGCCCTTGAACGGGAAGGGATGGTCGAGCGGGTCCCGCTCCCTTCGGACCGACGCGTGACGATCATTTCCCTGACGCCCCAGGCGGAGGAATCCATCCGGAAGCTCTGTTCGCCCTTTATGAACAGGGTGGCCAGCATTTTTGACACGTTTACTCCCGAGGAACAGGAGACGTTCCTTTCCTGTCTCCTTCGGATGAGAGCCGTTCTGGTCGAAAACAGGATCCTTGATGAAAAAAGCCGGAGTTTCGGTCGGCAGGATGGTCTGAAAGATCCTTCCCTGACCGGTAAAAATTGA
- a CDS encoding efflux transporter outer membrane subunit gives MMTPGAKTSAFSLATLLILAGCAVGPDFHTPPAPKTNAYTKKPLPENVTVTENGKKVVQTFRPGSDIPGEWWTLFHSRALNGLIEEALKSNPNFKAAEQSLLQAMENVGVGEGSFLPSGTASLGTTQQYFNGAAFGAPFLSNLFTLNTGNVSVSYTLDIFGGIRRQLESLKAQAEYQRYQLEAAYLTLTSNIVLTAIQEASYRAQIAATRQIVNVLDRELSIVRHQYALGYASRTAVLTQETILYQEKALLPALKKQLAFEKHQMAVYLGRFPNEKIGDDFRLDDLSLPKQLPLSLPSELVEHRPDIRAAEEQLHSASAQIGVATANMLPQVSLTGNYGSESIEGYFSPGSQFWAWGPSVSNPLFQEFTLYHQKKAAIAAFRKAKDQYKNAILQAFQNVADTLRSIQSDADILNVQTSAEKAAQESLHIAEHQFTIGAIGYPDLYNAQRTYQQALINLVQARANQYSDTVALFQALGGGWWNLPGATPKGIKLANLNATR, from the coding sequence ATGATGACTCCCGGGGCCAAAACCTCCGCATTTTCCCTCGCAACACTGCTGATCCTGGCAGGATGCGCCGTCGGGCCGGACTTCCATACGCCTCCAGCCCCCAAGACGAACGCCTACACGAAAAAACCGCTCCCGGAAAACGTGACGGTCACCGAAAACGGGAAGAAGGTCGTCCAGACCTTTCGACCGGGAAGCGATATTCCGGGAGAGTGGTGGACGCTGTTTCACTCCAGAGCCCTGAACGGACTGATCGAGGAAGCCCTGAAATCGAACCCCAACTTCAAGGCGGCCGAACAATCCCTTCTTCAGGCCATGGAAAACGTCGGTGTCGGAGAAGGTTCGTTTCTTCCGAGCGGAACCGCAAGCCTGGGCACCACCCAGCAATACTTCAATGGAGCGGCTTTCGGCGCACCGTTCCTGTCCAATCTCTTTACCCTCAACACCGGAAATGTGTCCGTCTCCTACACGCTGGACATTTTTGGGGGAATCCGCCGCCAGCTGGAATCCCTGAAAGCCCAGGCCGAATACCAGCGCTATCAGCTGGAAGCGGCCTACCTGACCCTGACGTCGAACATTGTGCTGACCGCTATCCAGGAGGCTTCCTACCGCGCCCAGATCGCAGCCACGCGGCAGATTGTCAACGTTCTCGACCGTGAACTGTCCATTGTCCGGCACCAGTACGCTCTGGGGTATGCTTCCCGGACGGCGGTTCTCACCCAGGAAACCATTCTCTATCAGGAAAAAGCCCTGCTTCCCGCTCTCAAAAAGCAGCTGGCCTTTGAAAAACACCAGATGGCCGTGTATCTGGGACGCTTTCCGAATGAGAAGATCGGAGACGATTTCCGGCTCGACGACTTGTCCCTGCCCAAACAGCTTCCGCTTTCCCTTCCCTCCGAACTTGTCGAACACCGGCCGGACATCCGGGCGGCCGAAGAGCAGCTGCACTCCGCCAGCGCCCAGATCGGGGTCGCCACAGCCAACATGCTTCCCCAGGTCTCCCTGACCGGCAACTACGGAAGCGAAAGCATCGAAGGGTATTTCTCGCCAGGAAGCCAGTTCTGGGCCTGGGGTCCGTCTGTGTCGAACCCGCTTTTCCAGGAATTTACGCTGTATCACCAGAAAAAGGCGGCCATAGCGGCCTTCAGGAAAGCCAAGGACCAGTACAAGAACGCAATTTTGCAGGCTTTCCAGAATGTCGCGGATACCCTTCGCTCGATCCAGTCCGACGCCGACATCCTGAATGTGCAAACCAGTGCGGAAAAAGCGGCACAGGAAAGCCTTCATATCGCCGAGCACCAGTTCACCATCGGAGCCATCGGCTACCCGGATCTCTACAATGCCCAGCGAACCTACCAGCAGGCCCTGATCAATCTCGTCCAGGCCCGCGCCAACCAGTATTCCGATACCGTGGCGCTGTTTCAGGCCCTTGGCGGCGGGTGGTGGAATCTTCCCGGGGCCACACCAAAAGGCATCAAACTCGCGAACCTAAACGCGACCCGCTGA